A region from the Bacteroidota bacterium genome encodes:
- a CDS encoding nucleotidyltransferase domain-containing protein: protein MTLLEKIMETLLKNKQYLASKYGVSSIGLFGESVTEEFHSGSEIDIIVDFKKPIGLEIVDLGDELEKLLGHKVDLVSKSGLEKDYYKVFRKEILYVGK from the coding sequence ATGACTTTACTGGAAAAGATTATGGAAACATTGCTGAAAAATAAACAATATCTCGCCTCCAAGTACGGAGTAAGCAGTATTGGTTTATTTGGTGAATCGGTAACCGAAGAATTCCATTCAGGCAGTGAAATTGATATCATAGTAGATTTCAAAAAACCAATCGGTCTCGAAATTGTAGATCTCGGCGACGAACTCGAAAAACTCCTAGGCCACAAAGTCGACCTCGTTTCTAAAAGTGGTTTGGAAAAAGATTATTACAAAGTTTTTCGAAAAGAGATATTGTATGTTGGAAAGTAG
- a CDS encoding toxin-antitoxin system YwqK family antitoxin — translation MKILFFLLILFELSFSYGQYGNTDKFPVYSIKPDSITKGYVDQSGLKQGSFFSYNKNGTVNFIRTYKNDTLDGFLGCYSPDEFVNSEQFYKNGKYHGIKFDYYEKNVLKSQGFYNNGLKHGLFLEFYNNGNLKYEGFYQNDTLFGDEIYFHQNKIIRSIGNKNTGNYSTYDSTGRLENNIIYQNGKMIRSKVFYPDSMKQSKRQFVAPKILDQINFKKGNTLILEELYSNYGKNDREPNFLSGANIVLDDSSLVIHFEDQIFIVSSEGIYHCSSCMDYDSNNEIAVSYFGANREVYLNEKNEEDVRYFIRDEKISISNFLITVSRQELQCDDTGNNPVNIEYKSKQLNINGLKNIQLFEFDIDKNGEPEIYIISYESCLGLYKILRVRSH, via the coding sequence ATGAAAATATTATTTTTTTTATTGATACTGTTTGAGTTGTCATTTTCGTATGGACAATATGGAAATACCGATAAATTTCCTGTTTACTCCATAAAACCGGATTCTATTACAAAGGGTTATGTTGACCAAAGTGGATTAAAACAGGGATCGTTTTTTTCCTACAATAAAAATGGTACGGTTAATTTTATCCGGACCTATAAAAATGATACATTGGATGGTTTTTTAGGATGTTATAGTCCGGATGAATTTGTAAACAGTGAACAATTTTATAAGAATGGTAAATACCATGGTATCAAATTCGATTATTATGAAAAAAATGTATTGAAATCGCAAGGTTTTTATAATAATGGATTGAAACACGGATTATTTTTAGAATTTTATAATAATGGCAATCTGAAGTATGAAGGCTTTTATCAAAATGACACATTATTTGGGGACGAGATATATTTTCATCAGAATAAAATAATTCGATCTATCGGCAATAAAAATACCGGTAATTATAGCACTTACGATAGTACTGGAAGATTGGAAAATAATATTATTTACCAAAATGGCAAAATGATACGATCGAAGGTGTTTTATCCCGATAGTATGAAACAATCAAAGCGGCAATTTGTTGCTCCCAAAATACTTGATCAAATTAATTTTAAGAAAGGAAACACTTTAATTCTTGAGGAACTTTATTCGAATTATGGAAAGAATGATAGAGAGCCAAACTTCTTAAGTGGAGCAAATATTGTACTGGATGACAGCTCCCTTGTTATCCACTTTGAAGATCAAATATTTATTGTATCCTCTGAAGGGATTTATCACTGTTCCAGTTGCATGGATTATGATAGTAATAATGAGATCGCAGTTTCCTACTTTGGAGCAAACCGGGAAGTATACCTAAATGAAAAAAATGAAGAGGATGTAAGATATTTTATAAGAGATGAAAAAATTTCTATATCCAACTTTTTAATAACTGTAAGCCGTCAGGAACTCCAGTGCGACGACACGGGAAATAATCCCGTTAATATTGAATATAAAAGTAAACAATTGAATATCAATGGTCTTAAAAATATTCAACTGTTTGAATTTGATATTGATAAAAATGGTGAACCTGAAATATATATTATTTCGTACGAAAGCTGTTTAGGTCTTTATAAAATTCTACGTGTCAGATCTCACTAA
- the obgE gene encoding GTPase ObgE: MEKQNFVDYVKIHCKSGNGGAGSVHFHRDKNTMNGGPDGGDGGRGGHIILKGNAQLWTLLHLKYRKHIIAKAGDYGVGQLRTGKEGEDIILEVPLGTVAKDFETGAIEAEIVDDGQEIVWIPGGRGGLGNNNFKSPTKQTPRYAQPGEPGIESWKILELKVLADVGLVGFPNAGKSTLLSVLSAAKPEIADYAFTTLVPNLGIVSYRDHKSFIMADIPGIIEGASEGKGLGIRFLKHIERNSALLFLISCEDKDIKTTYKILLSELKKYNKELLSKKIILAITKCDLIDAELEKMLKKELPKKLEPIFISSHTGKNLDKLKDVIWKELNG, encoded by the coding sequence ATGGAAAAACAAAATTTTGTTGACTACGTAAAAATTCATTGCAAAAGTGGCAATGGTGGTGCGGGATCTGTGCACTTTCACCGGGATAAAAACACCATGAATGGTGGACCTGATGGTGGTGATGGAGGAAGGGGAGGTCATATTATATTAAAGGGAAATGCTCAGTTATGGACCCTTTTACATTTAAAATACCGCAAACACATCATTGCAAAGGCCGGAGATTACGGAGTAGGGCAATTGCGCACAGGTAAGGAGGGTGAAGATATTATTCTTGAAGTGCCTCTCGGAACCGTCGCCAAAGATTTTGAAACCGGTGCCATTGAAGCTGAAATTGTGGATGATGGACAGGAAATCGTTTGGATACCCGGAGGAAGAGGTGGTTTGGGAAACAATAATTTTAAATCCCCCACAAAACAAACACCCAGATATGCCCAACCTGGTGAGCCAGGAATCGAATCATGGAAAATTCTTGAATTAAAAGTATTGGCAGATGTTGGCTTGGTGGGTTTTCCAAATGCCGGAAAATCTACTCTCTTATCTGTTTTATCCGCTGCAAAACCCGAAATTGCCGATTATGCATTCACCACCCTGGTGCCGAATTTAGGTATCGTTTCCTATCGCGATCATAAATCTTTTATTATGGCCGATATTCCGGGAATAATTGAAGGTGCAAGTGAAGGAAAAGGTTTGGGAATTCGATTTTTAAAACATATTGAAAGAAATTCAGCTTTACTTTTTCTCATTAGTTGTGAGGATAAGGATATTAAAACAACCTATAAAATTCTGCTCAGCGAATTAAAAAAATACAACAAAGAATTATTGTCGAAAAAAATAATTCTCGCCATTACAAAATGCGACCTAATTGATGCCGAGTTAGAAAAAATGCTAAAAAAAGAATTACCCAAAAAACTCGAACCGATATTTATTTCCTCCCACACAGGAAAGAATTTGGATAAGTTGAAGGATGTTATTTGGAAAGAACTTAATGGGTAA
- a CDS encoding PQQ-dependent sugar dehydrogenase gives MKNLTIYLLCISVTLLFNCSSQNKPNPNAQKITLPKQPEVVAQDLEVPWGMDFLPDGRLIFNERPGRISVADLKTKEVKLLLTRDISAKAEGGLLGLAVDPDFEKNHYIFIYETMVSGNRIVRLIFENEILTENKILLDSIPKKFFHDGGILRFGPDGFLYVGTGDARDPNSAQDLTSNAGKILRMDRDGNIPADNPFKNYIWSYGHRNVQGLCWTSDGTMFATEHGPSGELNGWCCHDEVNVIVKGNNYGWPKVIGDDIATGTILPFAHSGEDTWAPGGIIYVDDFNEQNKEIGSIIFACLKGERLVQFDINKNQTITSPINKDEKQLFPQIYGRLRNIILAPDGSIVFSTSNEDGRGNAEKNDDRIMIMYQ, from the coding sequence ATGAAAAATTTAACTATTTACCTGCTTTGTATCTCTGTAACACTGCTGTTTAATTGCAGTTCGCAAAATAAACCTAATCCTAATGCGCAAAAGATTACCTTGCCTAAACAACCGGAAGTTGTAGCGCAAGATCTGGAGGTTCCATGGGGAATGGACTTTTTGCCCGACGGCAGGTTGATCTTTAACGAACGTCCGGGCCGTATTTCGGTAGCGGATCTTAAAACAAAGGAAGTTAAATTGTTGTTAACCCGCGATATCAGTGCAAAAGCAGAAGGCGGTTTATTGGGTTTGGCCGTGGATCCCGATTTTGAAAAAAATCATTATATTTTTATTTATGAAACCATGGTATCAGGAAACCGAATAGTGCGTTTAATATTTGAAAATGAAATATTAACAGAAAATAAAATATTGTTAGATTCTATTCCCAAAAAGTTTTTTCACGACGGTGGAATATTGCGTTTTGGTCCCGATGGATTTTTATATGTTGGAACGGGTGATGCACGAGATCCGAATTCAGCACAGGATCTTACAAGTAATGCAGGTAAAATTCTGCGAATGGATAGAGATGGAAATATTCCTGCCGATAATCCGTTTAAAAATTATATCTGGAGTTATGGTCATCGCAATGTGCAGGGTTTATGCTGGACATCCGATGGAACCATGTTTGCAACCGAACACGGACCAAGCGGTGAATTAAACGGCTGGTGTTGTCACGATGAAGTAAATGTAATTGTTAAAGGAAATAATTACGGTTGGCCAAAAGTGATAGGAGATGATATAGCAACTGGAACAATTCTCCCCTTTGCACACAGCGGTGAAGATACCTGGGCTCCCGGCGGAATTATTTATGTGGATGATTTTAATGAACAGAACAAAGAAATTGGCAGTATAATTTTTGCCTGCTTAAAAGGAGAAAGATTGGTTCAATTTGATATAAATAAAAATCAAACTATAACTTCTCCAATTAATAAAGATGAAAAACAATTATTCCCACAAATTTATGGCCGTTTAAGAAATATTATTCTTGCACCTGATGGAAGTATTGTTTTTAGCACGAGCAATGAAGATGGGAGAGGGAATGCGGAGAAGAATGATGATCGGATTATGATAATGTACCAATGA
- a CDS encoding adenylate kinase: MTNIILFGPPGSGKGTQAEKLKEHFNLLHISTGDLLRNQIREGTTLGMEAKKFMDEGKLVPDGVVIGMLGGAVEEAKSKQKQGIIFDGFPRTKAQAVALDNMLLDKGTSVSCVLSLVVEEEELTQRILNRGLTSGRTDDMDVDTIRKRVQEYRLKTEPVAEYYKDQDLLMEIEGVGSIDTIFNALKAAVNTVASKHSDS, translated from the coding sequence ATGACAAACATAATATTATTCGGCCCTCCGGGTAGTGGCAAAGGCACTCAGGCAGAGAAGTTAAAGGAACATTTTAACTTATTGCATATCTCCACAGGCGACCTGCTTCGCAATCAGATCCGCGAAGGTACAACCCTGGGAATGGAGGCAAAAAAGTTCATGGATGAGGGCAAACTGGTTCCGGATGGAGTGGTGATAGGTATGTTGGGAGGAGCTGTGGAAGAGGCAAAAAGCAAACAAAAACAAGGAATTATTTTCGATGGTTTTCCAAGAACTAAAGCCCAGGCAGTAGCGTTGGACAACATGTTACTCGACAAAGGAACCAGTGTAAGCTGTGTTTTAAGTCTGGTTGTGGAGGAGGAAGAACTTACTCAACGCATTCTAAACAGAGGGCTTACAAGCGGTAGAACTGATGATATGGACGTGGATACCATTCGCAAGCGCGTTCAGGAATATCGTCTCAAAACTGAACCCGTAGCGGAATATTATAAAGATCAGGATCTTTTAATGGAGATTGAAGGAGTCGGTAGCATTGATACAATTTTTAACGCTTTGAAAGCCGCAGTAAATACCGTGGCATCAAAACATTCAGATAGCTAA
- a CDS encoding DMT family transporter — MQKYSSKNWLLLIVLSMIWGFSFIFMKYGLKTFSWDQVAAIRISFSFIATLPFIFIHYKKIKRSEIKYYCMVGFFGSGLPAFCFTFSQTHIESGITGVLNSLTPVFTFVLGVLLFGMRFEKNKLLGLIIALVGAVVLVVFDHSASGQSNLLYALPIFAATISYATSANLVKRYLQTAHPLVLGAVGFSFIGIPAIIYLFSTGFMSHADDEFFRISLSSILALSFFGTVIASIGYYALVQRTDAIFGSLVTYLIPVVAIIIGFLDGEKLFFHHLIGMLFILLGIYVLNYSGRKKIQNNEVDINKASEG; from the coding sequence ATGCAAAAATATTCCTCCAAAAACTGGCTCCTCCTCATCGTTCTCAGCATGATCTGGGGATTTTCTTTCATATTTATGAAGTATGGGCTTAAAACATTTTCCTGGGATCAGGTCGCAGCAATTCGTATTTCTTTTTCCTTTATCGCAACACTGCCTTTTATTTTTATCCACTACAAAAAAATAAAAAGAAGTGAAATAAAATATTATTGTATGGTAGGATTTTTCGGAAGCGGACTACCTGCCTTTTGTTTTACATTTTCACAAACACATATTGAAAGTGGAATTACCGGTGTATTAAATTCTTTGACACCTGTATTTACTTTCGTGCTTGGCGTTTTGCTTTTCGGAATGAGATTCGAAAAAAATAAATTATTGGGTTTAATTATAGCATTGGTAGGTGCTGTTGTTTTAGTTGTATTTGATCATTCTGCAAGCGGACAAAGTAACTTATTATACGCTTTACCCATATTTGCTGCAACCATAAGTTATGCAACAAGTGCCAATCTGGTAAAACGTTATTTGCAAACTGCACATCCATTGGTTTTGGGTGCAGTAGGATTTTCATTTATTGGAATTCCTGCAATTATTTATTTATTCAGCACCGGTTTTATGTCGCACGCCGATGATGAATTTTTCCGTATCAGTTTATCCAGCATTCTCGCACTCTCCTTTTTCGGAACCGTGATCGCATCTATTGGATATTATGCATTAGTGCAACGCACAGACGCTATTTTTGGATCACTCGTTACCTACCTTATTCCCGTTGTCGCTATCATAATAGGATTTTTAGATGGGGAGAAATTATTTTTCCATCACTTGATCGGGATGTTGTTTATTTTGTTGGGGATCTATGTTTTGAATTATTCGGGGAGAAAGAAAATTCAGAACAATGAAGTTGATATTAATAAAGCGAGTGAAGGCTGA